Below is a genomic region from Verrucomicrobiota bacterium JB022.
CTGGTGGATCTTCTTGAGCTTTTGGGCCAGCACTTCCTGCGTCTTGACCTGGGCAAAACCGTCGCGCAGGGCCTGGACCATGCCACCGGCGGTTTCGACTTCCTGGAAGAGCTGCCAGGCTTGCCCGGCCATCTGCTGGGTGAGGCTTTCCACCGCCCAGGAGCCGCCCGCCGGGTCGATGACTTTCGTGAGGTCGCACTCTTCACCGAGGATGTGGTGGAGGTTGCGGGCGATGCGGCGCGAGAAGTTGTCGGGCTCGCGGATCACCTCGTCGAAGGTCCCCACGGCGAGGCCGTCCACGCCTGCGACCACGGCGCTGAAGCCTTCGGTGCAGGTGCGGAGCAGGTTCACATACGGGTCGATCGTGGTCTTGTTCCAGAGGCCGGTGCGGGCGTGGATGTAGATCTTGCGGGCTTCCTCGGGCACTTCGAAGCTTTCGAGCACCTTGTTCCAGAGCATCCGTAAGGCGCGGAACTTGGCGATTTCGAGGAAGTAGTTGGGCCCGATCGAGAGGCTGAAGCGCATGCGGGGGGCCACCTTTTCGGGCTTGAGGCCGCGGGCCTGCATCGCGCGGAGGTATTCGACGCCGGTCGCGAGCGCGAAGGCCATCTCCTGGTGCGAGGCACCGCCTGCATTATGATAGACGTGGGTCTGCACGCCGATCGTCTGCAGCTTGGGCGCGTTGTCGGCCGCGTAGGCCGTCAGCGCTGCCATCTCGTCGTAGGCGTGGCCCAGCTCGAAGGGCAGGCGGCCATTTTCGACGAGGAATGCGATCGGGTCGGCCTCGATGCAGCCTTGCAGCTCCTTGAAGTCGACCCCTGCCCGCTCGGCATAGGCGAAATAGAGGCCGCTGAGGGCGACGGGGCTCAGGCCCGCGCGCCAGTAGACGGAAATGTAGTTCAGGTAGATGCCATTGAACATCTGCGCCAGATCGCTCACGCCGGTGATCGACGTCCCGCAGAAGCCGACGCTCTGGGCGCAGGCGTGGTCGGGGTCGACCCCTTCGCGGCCGGGCTTGTCGAGCCAGATATTGAGCTCGCTCTGGCCGTTTTCCAGCTCGTGGCGGGCCACGGTGTTAAACTCCTTCGGCGTGCTCAGGCCCAGCTCTTGCGAGATCCACCAGGGGCGTTCGCGGTAGCCGCCTTTGGAAGCGCCACGCACTTTGGAGCCCTGGCCGGGCAGGTCGTCGCCCCATTGCACGAGCTTTTGCGCGTGCTCAAGCGTATAGAGGGGCTGGAGGTCGAAGCCCTCGTAGGTGGGCGTGACCATCACCTTGTCGAACGGGGCGCCTTTCAGGAGATCTTCGGCCGCCTGCTTCCATTGGTCGTAGGTGTGGGAGGGAAATTCCTCCAGCAGGCGTGAGTTCTCAGGCTGGTTGTGCTCTACGTCAGTTGCCATCGCGGTAACAGAATTAAGTGGGCGAGGAGGTGTGCGCCATCAGCGCATGAGCCACCACTATGCAAGATCGACTGATGCTGCCAAGCTTTTTTCTTAAGCATTTCTTATGACTCATTGCCTGATCTATTAGCCATTCTTGGCAGCACTTTGCCATTTCACGGAGGCTCATTCGGCTAATTGACAGCCTTCTGTCATTTAAGGCCTCGGGCGATTCACGATTTTGATTTCTTATCCACGAACATCGCGTCATTAATTTTGTTTATATAAAGACTTGCAAGTCGGGTTCGAATCTTCTACCGATCATGCCATCTGATCTACCGGATAACTTCTCTTTAATCCACGAGTGCCATGATTACCCAGATCGACCACATTGGAATTGCGGTGAAAAACCTCGACGAGGTCGTAGCCTACTATGAGCAAACCCTTGGCCTTCATTGTGAAGGCAAGGAAGAAGTGGCCTCGCAAAAGGTGCGCACGGCCTTCTTCCACGTAGGGGAAGTGCACATCGAGCTGCTGGAGCCGACCGACCCGGAGAGCCCCATCGCGAAGTTCCTCGAAAGCCGTGGCGAAGGCATCCACCACATCGCCTTTGGCACCGACGACATCACCGGCCAGCTCGCCCACGCCAAGAGCTCCGGCGCGCGCCTGATCCACGAAGTTCCGTTCGAAGGGGCCGCCAACAAGCTGGTGGCTTTCCTCCACCCGAAGAGCACACACGGCGTATTGACCGAGCTGTGCATGCCCAAGAGCTAAAACGGGGCACCTCATCCACCTTACATTAACTTTTCTAATCTGAGCACACAATGCCCATCGACCCCAAACTGATGGAAGCCCTGGAGGCCCGGCGCAAGGAAGCCGAGCTGGGCGGGGGGCAGGACAAGATCGAGAAGCGCCACGCGGCCGGTCAACTGACCGCCCGGGAGCGTCTCGCCGCCCTGTTCGACCCGGACACGTTCCAGGAATTCGGCATGCACGCCCAACACGCCTGCGTCGGTTTCGGCATGGCGGACAAGAAGATGCCGTCCGACGGCGTCGTGACGGGCACGGGCTACGTCAAGGGCCGCCCAGTAGCCGCCTTCGCCCACGACTTTACGGTCGGCGGCGGTGCGCTGGGCCGCATCCACGCCAAGAAGGTCTGCGACCTGATGGACTTCGCGATGAAGGCCGGGATGCCGATCGTCGGGATCAACGACTCCGGCGGCGCACGGATCCAGGAAGGCGTCGATTCGCTCTCCGGCTACGGCCAGATCTTTTTCCGCAACGTGGCGGCCTCGGGCCTCGTGCCCCAGGTGGCGATCATCGCCGGCCCCTGCGCTGGCGGCGCCGCCTACTCCCCCGCGCTGACGGACTTCCTCATCATGGTGGAAAACGAAGCCACCAATATGTTTATCTGCGGCCCGCAGGTGATCAAGAGCGCCACGGGTGAAAACGCCAAGCTGGAGCAGTTCGCCACCGCCCAGGCCCACGCCGCCGTCTCCGGCAACGTGCACATGACAGCCAAGAGCGACGCCCACGCCGTCGAGCTGGCCCAGCAGTTGATGAGCTACCTGCCGTCGAACAACCTCGACGACCCGCCCCACCAGCTCACCGAAAACGTGAGCATGGACGAGGTGCAGGAGCTGAACGACCTCGTGCCCGAAAACCCGAAGGCCCCCTTCGACGTCCACGTCGTGATCAACAAGATGTGCGACGAAGGCACGTTCTTCGAGATCATGCCGACGTTTGCGCCCAACCTGGTGACCGGCTTCGCCCGCGTCGACGGTTGCGTGGTGGGCATCGTGGCCAATCAGCCCAAGGTGAAGGCCGGCTGCCTCGACATCGACGCTTCCGACAAGGGCGCACGCTTCGTCCGCGTGTGCAACATCTACCAGATCCCGATCGTGACGCTGGTCGACGTGCCCGGGTTCTTCCCCGGCCTGAAGGAAGAGCGCGGCGGTATCATCCGCCACGGCGCCAAGATGCTCTTTGCCTACGCCGCCTCGACCGTCCCAAAAATCACCGTCATCATGCGCAAGGCCTACGGTGGCGCCTACCTGGCCATGTGCTCGAGCGACCTGGGCGCCGACCTCGTCTTCGCCTGGCCGACGGCTGAAATCGCCGTGATGGGCGCCGACGGTGCCGTGAAGGTGATCTTTGGCAAGGAGCTGAAGGAAGCCGAAAATGCCGACGCCCGCCTGCAAGAGCTCGTCGAGCAATACCGCGACCAGTTTGCCAGCCCCTACCAGGCGGCCGCCAACGCGCTGATTACCGACGTGATCAAGCCGTCGCAGACCCGCGGCGCCGTCTCCCTCGGCCTGCGCACCCTGCTGAACAAGCGCGAGACCCGCCCGCCGAAGAAGCACGGCAACATCCCCCTCTGATCCCCCCCCTCTTTGCGCCGGGGTCGAAAGCCTTCCGACCCCGGATTTTACCGGAAAAACTCGCCAATTGATCCAACTGGCCCAAAGCTGGCCCCGCCCATGCATTTCCTTCCCGTCTTAGCCGTTGCCACCCTTTCGGATTCCCTGCCGCACCTGGTCGGCTTCGCCATCGTCCTGGTGGTGTTAGCCGCCCTCTGGGCCATGACTGCCGTTGTCGGGCTCGTGATCCCCAAGCCGGCCCCGGTCGCCGCCAAGGCCGCCAAAGCCGCGCCGGCACCCGCCCCCCAACCCAAGGCAGCCGCCGCTGCCGCAGATGACTCCGAAGAGTTGGCCGTAATCTCGGCCGTCGTGGCCATGCTGATGGACGACCGCGCCCACCGGATCGTGTCGATCCGCAAGAGCGGCACGGACTGGAGCCGTGAAGGGCGTCGCCAGCATCACGCCTCGCACCGCATACGTTAACTGAACCGCCATGCTGAAGTCCTACCTCCTGGCTGCGCTGCACCAAGCGCAGTATCAACTGGAAGCGGACGGTTCCATCCGCGGGAGCATCCCTGGCTGCCCCGGGGTCTGGGCCCGCACCGGCACCCTGGAGCAATGCCGCAGCGCCCTTGAGACGCTGCTGGAGCAATGGGTGTTGCAAAAGGTCTGGGCTCACGAGCCCTTGCCCGAATTCGAGGGCCGTCAGCTCCACGTGCATGCACCGGCCTTTTCCACGCCCGGCGCCGCCCCGGCACCCGCTTCCGCCTCCGCTGGCGGAGACGACCTGGGCACCGAGGAAGAAGCCGCCGCCCTCATGGCCATCGTCAGCATGATGATGGACAACCAACGGCACCGGATCGTGTCCGTCCGCCCCGTCGAATCCGCCTGGAGTCGCGAAGGCCGCCGCCAGATCCACGCTTCGCACCGTCTACGTTAGAATCCCGCATCCTTTCACATCCCTACCCATTTTGACATCATGAAACGCAAGTTCCGCATTTCGCTGAACAACAAGGTCTTCGAGGTCGAGGCCGAAGTGATCGAAGAAGGTGGCAGCAGTGCCGTCGCCAGCCCCGCCGCCCCGGCTGCCCCCAGCGCACCGGTCGCCCCGGCCCCGACCGCCGCTCCGGTAGCAGCCCCTGCCCCCCAGGCAGCGGCCCCCGCCGCCGCCGCTGGCGACGTGCCGAGCCCGCTGGCCGGCAAGGTCGTGAGCATCGAAGCCAAGCCCGGCACGCAAGTGCAGGCCGGCCAGACGATCATGATCCTCGAGGCCATGAAGATGAACACGGAAGTTTCGGCCCCGCACGCCGGAACCGTCCAAGCGGTGCACGTTTCTCCCGGAGATGCCGTCGAAGAAGGCCAGCCGCTGCTGACGATCGCTTAACCGGAGGGACTGTATCATGCAGGAGCTCCTCATCGATTTCTGGCACTCCACCGGGTTTCACGGCCTGGAATGGGGCATGGTGCTGATGTGGGCGGTTGTCGCCCTCCTCCTCTACCTTGCCATCGCCAAACAGTTCGAACCGTTGCTGCTGGTGCCCATCTCGCTGGGCGCCATGCTGGCCAACCTGCCGATCTCGGAGATTATCCTCGCCCCGCCCACCACCACCGTCCAATGGATCGAGGTGAGTGCGGTGCAGCCGGGGATACCGACCTACACGATCGACCAGCGGCCCAACGTGCCTCAAGAGCTGAGATTTCCGAGCGAGGAAGCCCAATCGGACGCCAAAGCCCACCACCTCACCCCCAACCACGATTACGGCATTCGCAGCCAGGTAGTCGAAGGTGACCGGGTGTATCAGGAGGTGGAGAATGTCACCCCGGGTGGACTCCTCTATTACATCAACCAGGGCGTCGTACTCGGCCTCTTCCCGCCGATCATCTTCCTCGGCGTGGGTGCCTTGACCGACTTCGGGCCGCTGATTGCCAACCCGCGCACGCTGTTGCTCGGCGGCGCCGCCCAGATCGGGATCTTCGCCACCTTCCTCGGTGCGGCCGCCACCCCGTGGTTTACGCTCAAGGAAGCCGCCTCCATCGGTATCATCGGTGGTGCGGACGGCCCGACCTCGATCTACACCTCGTCCATCCTTGCGCCCGATTTGCTGGGGGCGATTGCCGTGGCCGCCTACTCCTACATGGCGCTCGTCCCGGTGATCCAGCCGCCCATCATGCGCCTCTTCACGACCAAGGCGGAGCGCAAGATCCGCATGACGAAGCTGCGCAACGTGAGCAAGCTGGAGAAGCTGGTGTTCGCCGTAGCGGTGATGGGCTTCTGCTGCATCGTGGTGCCCAGCGCGGCCCCGTTGATCGGCATGCTCTTCATCGGCAACATCCTGCGTGAGTGCGGCGTTACCGACCGCCTCTCGAAGGCCGCCCAGAACGAGATCATCAACATCGTGACGATCTTCCTCGGGGTGAGCGTGGGCCTGAAGATGGAGAGCCACAAGTTCCTCGACCCGCGCACGCTCGGCATCCTGGCACTCGGCATCGTGGCTTTCGTGGTCGCAACCGCCGGTGGGGTGTTGATGGCCAAGCTGATGAACGTCTTCAGCAAGACGAAGATCAACCCGCTGATCGGCAGTGCCGGCGTCAGCGCGGTGCCGATGGCCGCCCGCGTGAGCCACGTGGAGGGCCAGAAGGCCGACTCGTCCAACTACCTGCTCTACCACGCCATGGGCCCCAATGTGGCCGGCGTGATCGGCAGTGCGCTGGCAGCCGGTTACTTCATCTCGGTGCTCGGGGGTTGATTCCGGCGACAGTTTGTTTTCTACTGCGGCAATGGGCTCGATGCTCATTGCCGCTTTTTATAAATTCGTATCGTTCCCGCAGTTCCGCGACTGGCAGCCCCGCATCTTCGAGCGAGGCGAGCAACTGGGCCTGCGTGGCACGGTGCTGGTCGCGCATGAAGGGGTCAACAGCACGCTCGCGGGCCCGCCCGAAGGCGTCCGCACATTCCTGGATTACCTGGAGCACGAGGTGGGGCTTGGCCCGATCGAGCGCAAGTATGCGGAGACGGCCGAGATGCCCTTCCGCCGCTGGAAGGTGCGCCTGAAAAAGGAGATCGTGACGATGGGCCAGCCGGGCATCGACCCGAACCAGATCGTGGGCACCTACGTCGCTCCCCAGGAGTGGAATCGCCTGATTACCGACCCGGAGGTGGTGGTAGTCGATACGCGCAACGATTATGAGGTGGAGCTGGGGACCTTCCAGCGCGCGATCAACCCCAATACCGAGTCGTTTCGCGACTTCCCGGAGTGGGTGCGCGAGAACCTCGACCCGGCCCAGCATCGCAAGGTCGCGATGTTTTGCACTGGGGGCATCCGTTGCGAAAAGGCGACCGCCTACCTCAAGCAACAGGGCTTTGAAGAGGTCTACCACCTGCAGGGCGGCATCCTGAAGTATCTGGAAGAAGTGCCCGCCCAAAACAGTACGTGGGAGGGCGAATGCTTCGTCTTCGACGAGCGCGTGACCGTCAACCACGAGCTGGAGCCGGGCACGTATGCGCTCTGCGGCGGCTGTCGCCACCCGATCGACGCCGGAGACCAGCGCAGCGCCTACTACGAGGAAGGCGTCTCCTGCCCCTACTGCTACGAGGGCCTGAGCGAAGAAAGGCGCGCCAGCCGACGCGAGCGCCACCGCCAGATGCAACTGGCCAAGCAGCGCGGCTACGATCACCTGGGGGCGAAGCTGCCGCTGCCGGAAGCTTAACTCGCGGCCGCGAAGCGCTGACGCAGCCAGCGAATGAAGGCAGGCCCCTTGATGCCTACGCCATTGAAATTCGGCTCCAGCATCAGGACGTCTGCCAAGGTGAGCCGGGCAGCATCTTCCTGAGGCCGGAACGAGTCGACTTGGTTCAGTAGCTCGGTCATGTGCCCATCCAGCTCGACCTCGCCCGGGAGAAAGTCCGCGGAATCCGCATCCATCCGCAGGCGGCACTTGGGGTTGTAACGGGTGAGGCCACGACTGGTCTCCTCCAGCTCCTGCCCGTCCTGATTGCGGAGAGCGGTCAGGAGCAGGCGCCCCACTCCACCCGCCAAGGCGACCGGCACCCTGATCCGCTCCAGCGGGTCGAAGAACTCGCGATCGAACCCGCCGCCACGATATTCTGCCGGGTCGAACCAACCGACAAAGAGGTCTGGCTGCTTGCTCGGCTGGAGCCCGATCGGGTTTGCATCCAGGCAATGCGGCTCGGGCAGCGGGATCTCGTAGAGCAGAAAAAGATAGTGCGGGGCCAACGCGCTCTGCCGATCTACCAGGTCGACCGAGGCAAGCCCACGCTCATGCCACTTCAGCGCAGGGCCGGGCGGCAGATAGACCCGCCGCGCCATCGCCGTGGCCATCGCCTCCGGGTGCAAGGACTTCGGCGACCACGACTTGAGGACCGAAAACCCGCCGGTAACGCGCGGGCTGCCATCGGGCTGGCGCGGAGCACGGTAGAAAACGGCAACCTTGCCGCCGCAGGTAAAGTAGACGCCTACCTGCAGGATGGAATGAAGCGATTTGAGCAAAATGCTGCCTGGATCGACACGCAGTTGATCGAGGCTCGTCCAGTCCAGCCGGCGCCGACGGTACGACCGCAACAAGGTGGTGCAGCTCAACTCCCCGGCCTTTACCTGTGCCGCCAAGTCGCGCACGACCAGTCGTGATGCGCAGGTTTTGGAATCGATCAACTTCACCGGAATGCCTCAGCGGCATCTTTGGCAAGCAGGGCACAGGGTCAACCTTAATCTAATCTAGCTTACGTTTACGCTTAAACGCAGAAAAGCCCACACACGGTGGGCTCTTCAGCATGAATGTAACGAACTTTCGTTCGAAAAAATTCTAGGCGCGACGGCGGCGGAAGCTGGCCCAAAGAAGGGCGCCCGCACCAAAAGCCAAGGCATAGGTACCCGGCTCCGGGATGATCATATAACCTGCGGCACCTGGCACAACGGATTCAAGACCGGAGATAGCATCGCCATCGGATCCAAGGACCCAGTCGATACCGCGCACAAAGCCGTAGTAATCCCCCTCATTGGCTGCGTTGCTATCGAACCAGATGAGGCCGAACTCCATGCCGGGGCTAAGCGTCAAGCTGTCGTAAGGCACGTTGACAATGGAACCGATCGCGCCATTGGAAGACAGCGGCGGAGCGAAGACCGTGGAGGTCAGGCCGTTGATGCCAAACAGGAAAAGATCGTCGCTCAGGCCGCCCCCTGTGGGCAGAAACTGGCTATTGGCCGTAATGTCGAACGCGAGGTATTCACCCAGCGCAAACCCGTCACCGCCGGTATCGGCCACGATGGCGAAGTTCATCCCATTGGTGGGGATGCCCTCCGTATTGCCGAAGCCGGCGAGATTGAAGGTGATCGTCATATCGGCTTGCAGCGCAGAGGCCGAGGCGAGCACACAGGTGAGAGAAAGTGCTTTGATCAAATGCATTGAGATAGAGATAGAGCTAAGGTATAAAACCTATTATTCCACGTAATCCGGAAGGCGAGAGACGACAAAATTTGTCGGGCTGGAGACCGAGGGCATACGTAATACATAACCGGCACCCGGTGCGAGTATAAACGTATTGTCCACGATATTAAACCCCTGATCGTACCAGCCATAGCCCTCATAGTAAGTCAGTACTGCGCTCGGCGACTGGTTGTAACCGGCGCTGGACTGGTCGTAGGCGTACAGCATTGTCTGATCGACCAGGCCCAGACCGGAGGCACCGATGTTGACCCCGATCGGGTCGGAGATCGAAAACGGGTAATCGAGCCTGGCCGCGCGAGCGGGAATCACCTTGCGGTCGCTCGTCAGCGGCACCTGGCCATCGAGGATCACGTCGACATCCGGAGTGCCCTTTGGCAGGCGCACGATAAAAGATGTGCCCCGCTCGATGGGGAGGTGATCGGCAACGGCGAAATTGGCGTCATACCAGCCGTAGGCCTGCGAATAAGTCAGGACGGCTGCGGGCGCCTTGTTCATCGCCGGATCGGTCCGGTCATAGAGGTAGAGGATCGTTTGATCGGGCAGCGGAGCGGCACCCAGAAGGCTCGCCGGCGTGTGGCTGGGCAGGATGCGGATGATATCGCCCTGCCCCGCGCCGTTTGCGGCATTGGTGGCCACATCGGCCAGCGAATCTCCAGCCAGCGCCACTTGCAGGGTATTGGTGCCGTTGGCCACGATCCGCAACGCCATGCCATCTTCCACCCCCAGCGTCACAAGCACTTCGTAGGTTTCATCACCCGCGCCTTGCGGCTGCCACTGATTCGGCGTCCACCCCGGCGTGCCCGCCAAAGTAATGACGTTACCGTCGACCGCTTCAATCCGCCCCTGGTAGAGGTATTGGCGATCCAACGGCAGGCCGAGGCGGGTGTCGGAGCCGCCGCGCAAAGTCACGCGCATGGCGCCAGCGGGCTCGGAGAAGGCTTCGATGGCATGGAGGCCAGAGGCCGCCAGCGCTAGACAGGAGAGAGAAAACAGAAGGAATTTCATCGGGAGGAGCTTTTGAGGTGTTTCCAGCGGCGCAGGCCGAGGCAAAGGAGGACCAGTAGCGGGATCGCCGCCGTGTTGGGCTCGGGAATGACGGCGATGCCGGTAATGGAGGAAATCCAGTCGAGGTAGGGCGTGGTGAGGACGCCGCCGGCAGAGTTGCCGAAGGTGCCGTCGGCGCTCAGCAGGTAGGTGTTGACGCCGACGATTTCGTAACCGTTTTCGCCCATCACGAGCAGAGGCCCGCCGGAGTCGCCCACGCCGATCATCGACTCACGGTCGTTGCCGAGGCTGCCACCGATCAGACCCACCGTGTCGGGCGCATCAAAGTCGTATTCGAACAGCTCGGCTTGCCCACTGCCCTCGTCGTCGACCAGCATCACATCGAGTACGTTTTCGCCCACGCGGCGCTGGTCGAGCGTCGCGGCGGTCATGTAGCCGAGGTCGCCGTAGCCGGAGCGGCCAAAGCCCACCATCGTCACCTCGTCGCCCAGCCCCACCGAGCCGAAGGTCGGGAAGAGCAGCGCTTCGGGCAAGGGCGTGCTGAAGTAGAGCAGCGCGAGGTCGTCGTTGAGTGAGGGATTGTTGAAGCCCGTAAAGCCGGGATGCACCACGCTGCTGGTCGCCGTGTAGGTGCCGTAGTCCGGCAGGTTGAACTGGATCGAGAGCCCACCGTCGACCTGACCGTCGTCATCGTAGTCAACGTTGTGGGCCGCCGTCAGCACCCAGTTGGGCGAGATGGCACTGGCGCTGGCGTAGTAGAGCTGCGAACTCGTCTGGATGCGCAGCGAGCCGACAAAGCTGAAAGGCGAAGCCGCACCCAAGTCGTCGAGCCGCTGCGTAGGCGAATCGACCGGGAAGGCGTTGGAATCGCCCGCCAGCACCGTGCGTTGAGGAGAACCGAAATTGAGCGAAACGTCCATAAAGCGAAATCAGTCAGTAACGACCTTGAGGCGGAGGAAGAGGCGTTCGCCGGTGGCCGGGGCGG
It encodes:
- a CDS encoding methylmalonyl-CoA mutase family protein; translation: MATDVEHNQPENSRLLEEFPSHTYDQWKQAAEDLLKGAPFDKVMVTPTYEGFDLQPLYTLEHAQKLVQWGDDLPGQGSKVRGASKGGYRERPWWISQELGLSTPKEFNTVARHELENGQSELNIWLDKPGREGVDPDHACAQSVGFCGTSITGVSDLAQMFNGIYLNYISVYWRAGLSPVALSGLYFAYAERAGVDFKELQGCIEADPIAFLVENGRLPFELGHAYDEMAALTAYAADNAPKLQTIGVQTHVYHNAGGASHQEMAFALATGVEYLRAMQARGLKPEKVAPRMRFSLSIGPNYFLEIAKFRALRMLWNKVLESFEVPEEARKIYIHARTGLWNKTTIDPYVNLLRTCTEGFSAVVAGVDGLAVGTFDEVIREPDNFSRRIARNLHHILGEECDLTKVIDPAGGSWAVESLTQQMAGQAWQLFQEVETAGGMVQALRDGFAQVKTQEVLAQKLKKIHQRRDTIVGTNNYPNPLEKALEPREIDYAAIAKERCAVATKAREQAVKGGVHSALQCLSLADPVADPGVIVAAINAAKAGMTLGQINEALRQNKTGSEQVERIKMQRGSQTYEDLRSSVLALGDKATILQVNYGPSRRYRARADWTSAFYRVGGFNVLSDVDFNSIDEAVAAIKETNARIAVVTSDDETYGKVAVDLAKALKAANPDLYLILAGAPGDSEAAWREAGIDNFVNVRVSNYDMNQALLQRLK
- the mce gene encoding methylmalonyl-CoA epimerase — its product is MITQIDHIGIAVKNLDEVVAYYEQTLGLHCEGKEEVASQKVRTAFFHVGEVHIELLEPTDPESPIAKFLESRGEGIHHIAFGTDDITGQLAHAKSSGARLIHEVPFEGAANKLVAFLHPKSTHGVLTELCMPKS
- a CDS encoding PEP-CTERM sorting domain-containing protein (PEP-CTERM proteins occur, often in large numbers, in the proteomes of bacteria that also encode an exosortase, a predicted intramembrane cysteine proteinase. The presence of a PEP-CTERM domain at a protein's C-terminus predicts cleavage within the sorting domain, followed by covalent anchoring to some some component of the (usually Gram-negative) cell surface. Many PEP-CTERM proteins exhibit an unusual sequence composition that includes large numbers of potential glycosylation sites. Expression of one such protein has been shown restore the ability of a bacterium to form floc, a type of biofilm.) produces the protein MHLIKALSLTCVLASASALQADMTITFNLAGFGNTEGIPTNGMNFAIVADTGGDGFALGEYLAFDITANSQFLPTGGGLSDDLFLFGINGLTSTVFAPPLSSNGAIGSIVNVPYDSLTLSPGMEFGLIWFDSNAANEGDYYGFVRGIDWVLGSDGDAISGLESVVPGAAGYMIIPEPGTYALAFGAGALLWASFRRRRA
- a CDS encoding biotin/lipoyl-containing protein; the protein is MKRKFRISLNNKVFEVEAEVIEEGGSSAVASPAAPAAPSAPVAPAPTAAPVAAPAPQAAAPAAAAGDVPSPLAGKVVSIEAKPGTQVQAGQTIMILEAMKMNTEVSAPHAGTVQAVHVSPGDAVEEGQPLLTIA
- a CDS encoding TIGR02597 family protein, with translation MKFLLFSLSCLALAASGLHAIEAFSEPAGAMRVTLRGGSDTRLGLPLDRQYLYQGRIEAVDGNVITLAGTPGWTPNQWQPQGAGDETYEVLVTLGVEDGMALRIVANGTNTLQVALAGDSLADVATNAANGAGQGDIIRILPSHTPASLLGAAPLPDQTILYLYDRTDPAMNKAPAAVLTYSQAYGWYDANFAVADHLPIERGTSFIVRLPKGTPDVDVILDGQVPLTSDRKVIPARAARLDYPFSISDPIGVNIGASGLGLVDQTMLYAYDQSSAGYNQSPSAVLTYYEGYGWYDQGFNIVDNTFILAPGAGYVLRMPSVSSPTNFVVSRLPDYVE
- a CDS encoding OadG family transporter subunit, whose protein sequence is MHFLPVLAVATLSDSLPHLVGFAIVLVVLAALWAMTAVVGLVIPKPAPVAAKAAKAAPAPAPQPKAAAAAADDSEELAVISAVVAMLMDDRAHRIVSIRKSGTDWSREGRRQHHASHRIR
- a CDS encoding rhodanese-related sulfurtransferase, producing the protein MGSMLIAAFYKFVSFPQFRDWQPRIFERGEQLGLRGTVLVAHEGVNSTLAGPPEGVRTFLDYLEHEVGLGPIERKYAETAEMPFRRWKVRLKKEIVTMGQPGIDPNQIVGTYVAPQEWNRLITDPEVVVVDTRNDYEVELGTFQRAINPNTESFRDFPEWVRENLDPAQHRKVAMFCTGGIRCEKATAYLKQQGFEEVYHLQGGILKYLEEVPAQNSTWEGECFVFDERVTVNHELEPGTYALCGGCRHPIDAGDQRSAYYEEGVSCPYCYEGLSEERRASRRERHRQMQLAKQRGYDHLGAKLPLPEA
- a CDS encoding sodium ion-translocating decarboxylase subunit beta, translating into MQELLIDFWHSTGFHGLEWGMVLMWAVVALLLYLAIAKQFEPLLLVPISLGAMLANLPISEIILAPPTTTVQWIEVSAVQPGIPTYTIDQRPNVPQELRFPSEEAQSDAKAHHLTPNHDYGIRSQVVEGDRVYQEVENVTPGGLLYYINQGVVLGLFPPIIFLGVGALTDFGPLIANPRTLLLGGAAQIGIFATFLGAAATPWFTLKEAASIGIIGGADGPTSIYTSSILAPDLLGAIAVAAYSYMALVPVIQPPIMRLFTTKAERKIRMTKLRNVSKLEKLVFAVAVMGFCCIVVPSAAPLIGMLFIGNILRECGVTDRLSKAAQNEIINIVTIFLGVSVGLKMESHKFLDPRTLGILALGIVAFVVATAGGVLMAKLMNVFSKTKINPLIGSAGVSAVPMAARVSHVEGQKADSSNYLLYHAMGPNVAGVIGSALAAGYFISVLGG
- a CDS encoding trypsin-like serine protease; translation: MDVSLNFGSPQRTVLAGDSNAFPVDSPTQRLDDLGAASPFSFVGSLRIQTSSQLYYASASAISPNWVLTAAHNVDYDDDGQVDGGLSIQFNLPDYGTYTATSSVVHPGFTGFNNPSLNDDLALLYFSTPLPEALLFPTFGSVGLGDEVTMVGFGRSGYGDLGYMTAATLDQRRVGENVLDVMLVDDEGSGQAELFEYDFDAPDTVGLIGGSLGNDRESMIGVGDSGGPLLVMGENGYEIVGVNTYLLSADGTFGNSAGGVLTTPYLDWISSITGIAVIPEPNTAAIPLLVLLCLGLRRWKHLKSSSR
- a CDS encoding acyl-CoA carboxylase subunit beta, with the protein product MPIDPKLMEALEARRKEAELGGGQDKIEKRHAAGQLTARERLAALFDPDTFQEFGMHAQHACVGFGMADKKMPSDGVVTGTGYVKGRPVAAFAHDFTVGGGALGRIHAKKVCDLMDFAMKAGMPIVGINDSGGARIQEGVDSLSGYGQIFFRNVAASGLVPQVAIIAGPCAGGAAYSPALTDFLIMVENEATNMFICGPQVIKSATGENAKLEQFATAQAHAAVSGNVHMTAKSDAHAVELAQQLMSYLPSNNLDDPPHQLTENVSMDEVQELNDLVPENPKAPFDVHVVINKMCDEGTFFEIMPTFAPNLVTGFARVDGCVVGIVANQPKVKAGCLDIDASDKGARFVRVCNIYQIPIVTLVDVPGFFPGLKEERGGIIRHGAKMLFAYAASTVPKITVIMRKAYGGAYLAMCSSDLGADLVFAWPTAEIAVMGADGAVKVIFGKELKEAENADARLQELVEQYRDQFASPYQAAANALITDVIKPSQTRGAVSLGLRTLLNKRETRPPKKHGNIPL